AAATCACGTGGAATCGAAATTATACTCAGATCTATTTCATGAATCATAGCTCCAGATTTTCAGTTAACTTTCGTcacatcaaaattcaaaaagTCTTCACGAACTGATCGCGAACCATTAAAACGTGAAACCCTAAAAGGCTAAAACTGCTCCATCTCCCTCTTGTCGTTAACAACCGGCTAATTAGGGCATATAGCAGTAGTTGCATACGTGCATCGGCGTGACGAAGACGAACGCGTAGGGCTGGTCGGCGCGTCTGGCTCACGCCGCTGGCTCCGTGGCCATCATGGCCTCAGGCCCGTATCTGCGCACGTGCAGGCtgtgcgaccgcacagggcccccgaaTTCGAAGGACCCCAAAATATTAGGTATATATTAGATATAGTCATGTAAACACTTTAATTTAGTTGATTGTTTGACCCAATTTGTGGCAAAACATGGCCCAAATTGCTCCTAAAAGATAAATCATCGTAGGCGTATCACTTGCCACTTTTTTTTACATGGGTGTTGTTCGGGGTCACGTGTGTGATCTCAAGTGTACATGTCACAGCACCCCAACCTCTTCAAGATTCCGTGTTTTGGACATAAAATCGGCCTAATAAACCATACCCCTCAATGCTTTGTTGCTAGAACAAACTTTTTTTTCGGAAAAAATTTTTTGTTGCCCAAACAAtaacaattgttccagcaacaaaaaaaatttccggaacaaaaaatagttattgggccttatgtgatgatttaactatcagtcacacgtgtgacttctaACATTTGTGTTTTCACATAGCACATCGCGCTCGTGTGACTTCTAACATTTGTGCTTTCACACATCATATCGCGCTAGCCGACTGGTATCGCTTGGTATTCATGATCCTTCACTAGGCCACCAGGCCCCAATCCATTgtttcgcacagggcccccgaatttgccggtacggccctgaTGGCCTTGAACTCGTCGAAAGAGATGACCCCGTCGCCGTTGCGGTCCACGGCCGCCACGATCTCCGCGCACCGCTCGCCCGTCATCTCCTCCCCGCAGAGGCCCAGCCTCCGCAGGGCGCGGCGCAGCTCCACGGCCGTGatcacgccgtcgccgtcctcgtCGTACTCGGCGAACGCGGCGCGCAGCGCGTCGGACCGGTCCCCGTCCTGGAACAGCGCCACGAGCTCCTCGAGGCTGATGAAGCCGTCCCCGTCGCGGTCCGCGGCCGCGACCATctcctcggcctcggcggccgTGCAGCCGCAGGACTCGCGCATCTCGTCCGCCGAGATGCGGCCGTCGCCGTCCGCGTCGAAGCGGCGGAACACGCGGAcaagctccggctccggcgtgcTGGTGCCGTCGTTGGGTTGCTCGGCGCTAGCCGCACGGGCCGGGataggcggaggcggaggcgtggAGCGGCGTCGGCCGAAGAGGTCGCtgcaggaggcggtggcggagacGACGAGACCCATCACCGGGCGCCGCGTGAGACGGTCTCAGGGAGGGTTTTGGGCTGTTCGGGGTTTGGGGTTTTGGTCCCTTCTATATAGGCCATATGCGAGATCGCGATCGATTTGATATCGGATGTGCCGCGTGCCATATATATACTGTATGTACTCCGTAGCTTCCTGCCAGCCGGACCTTCCTTATGTTTCTATAGGAGAGGATCACCATGATCCAGGCACACCGCGGACGCGATCAGCGATGCACTGAATGAAGCTGGAGTATCTGCGGCGATCACCGACAAGcacaacgacgacgacgccgcttGCACGCGGCGCGTCGGTTCCGTGACAGACTACAACTACGAAGTACGAACCAGAACCACCGAACCGACAAAAAACGAGAGTGTATTTGTTGATTCAGTACTATTTTCAGAAACAACCAAACCCATTCAGCATGAATTGGAATTTTCAACCCAAGTTAATCAATAACTTAATATTACGCTGACCTAGCTAGAGATCAAAACAAGGCCAAACACGGGCCGTGGGATGAAAAGCGGCGGAGCATCGCCAGAAATGGAGCACGGCGCGCGTGCTCCGGTGTGcctaagagagagagaaaaaaaaaatagaaacactatttcgcgaaatttttttgcacctttgaccactaatttagagaaCTAGGCAATTATGCCAGTGCGTTGCTATGGACAAAGCCGGTGTAAATATGGAATATGTATCGGTGTCCGTGTGTTAATTTGTTGGGATCTACGTGATCGAATCGTGGACGTCAGGGGTTCGTCCAACTCGCATACGGGATAGACTAAGGTCCACCTGTCAATGATACGAGCGGACCAAACGAAACGGAGCAAACCAAAATATTAAGGTGGAAACCTTACTCATTTTAGTAATAGATATAGATTAAATAAAGTATAATTACAAAATCACCTGCAGGACTCTTAGTAAATTCATGAGACCaatctaatgagacatttgaccTCTGTTACGCGAATACTCCTAGGGGGTGGCGTATCGGTATCCGATACGtttcggatacggatacgccccTGATACGCCTCGGATACGTTTCCAGCCGTATCCTGAAAATGCAGATACGTTTTATGTTGGATACGTGTATCCGACATGTTTGGGTCAGATTGGATACCGCCCAAAGCACTAGTCAGCCCAATTAGTCCACCCAGATTAGATTTTAGACTACGGCTACCCCCTCCGTGACCTAATAGCAGCCGCCGCAATCTTTGACTCCTCGTGCT
This window of the Panicum virgatum strain AP13 chromosome 1K, P.virgatum_v5, whole genome shotgun sequence genome carries:
- the LOC120657690 gene encoding probable calcium-binding protein CML20 produces the protein MGLVVSATASCSDLFGRRRSTPPPPPIPARAASAEQPNDGTSTPEPELVRVFRRFDADGDGRISADEMRESCGCTAAEAEEMVAAADRDGDGFISLEELVALFQDGDRSDALRAAFAEYDEDGDGVITAVELRRALRRLGLCGEEMTGERCAEIVAAVDRNGDGVISFDEFKAIRAVPANSGALCETMDWGLVA